One Vibrio pomeroyi genomic region harbors:
- a CDS encoding CobW family GTP-binding protein produces the protein MTKKVPTNIITGFLGVGKTTAILNLLKNKPENENWAVLVNEFGEIGIDGALMTDQGALIKEVPGGCMCCTAGVPMSVGINALLRQKPDRLLIEPTGLGHPKQVIATLTSEQYTPYVDLKATLGLVDPRNLSNDKYTSNQNFNDQLDSADVILGTKVDLVHSEDIDVFNDWVTDQTPAKVFHKLIHDGEVPLEVLDIERVHGSASTHIESHHHDHAEQEPQFELPPGEAFIRKENKGQGYYSCGWLFGAEHKFDFDALFSMLSDLTAERVKAVVNTDQGCYAFNVANQVVSVNEISLDGFESRLEVIDSQLMPWGDLEQILLKLCGIK, from the coding sequence ATGACCAAAAAAGTTCCTACAAACATAATTACGGGTTTCTTAGGTGTTGGTAAGACGACAGCTATTTTGAACCTGCTTAAAAACAAACCTGAGAATGAAAACTGGGCTGTTCTGGTTAATGAGTTTGGGGAGATCGGCATCGATGGCGCGTTAATGACGGACCAAGGTGCTTTGATTAAAGAAGTGCCGGGCGGTTGCATGTGCTGTACAGCGGGAGTACCTATGTCTGTAGGTATTAATGCTTTACTTCGCCAAAAGCCAGATCGCTTGCTGATTGAGCCAACAGGCCTTGGTCACCCTAAACAAGTGATTGCGACGCTGACTTCTGAGCAGTACACGCCGTATGTTGACCTAAAAGCGACACTAGGTTTGGTTGACCCACGCAATCTATCCAATGATAAATACACGTCTAATCAGAACTTTAATGATCAATTAGACAGTGCAGATGTGATTCTCGGCACCAAGGTCGATCTTGTGCATTCTGAAGACATTGACGTGTTTAACGATTGGGTAACGGATCAAACGCCAGCAAAAGTTTTCCATAAACTGATTCACGATGGTGAAGTGCCATTGGAAGTGCTGGACATTGAAAGAGTACATGGCAGTGCTTCAACTCATATTGAATCGCACCATCATGATCACGCTGAACAAGAACCTCAATTCGAACTTCCTCCAGGTGAAGCGTTCATCCGAAAAGAGAACAAAGGGCAGGGTTACTACAGTTGTGGTTGGCTATTTGGCGCAGAGCATAAGTTTGATTTCGATGCGCTATTCTCAATGTTGTCTGATCTGACGGCTGAGCGTGTAAAAGCTGTGGTGAATACAGACCAAGGTTGCTACGCATTCAATGTGGCGAATCAAGTCGTGTCAGTGAATGAAATTTCCCTCGATGGCTTTGAGTCTCGATTGGAAGTGATCGACTCACAGCTAATGCCTTGGGGCGATCTTGAACAGATTTTACTCAAGCTGTGTGGCATCAAATAA
- a CDS encoding PhoX family protein produces the protein MSKETFDSTRFNKSKNKPFEEVLDANLSRRNVLKGGLGISAMTAFGAFGLAGHSTANAATMQATGVQKSTATLAFESVKGSLTDSVVVPKGYTAQVLVPWGTPLNKQGNAWLKDGTNNAQDQANALGMHHDGMHFFPLDGNSNDGLLVINHEYIDQKALHANGPTYNEGARPNIDEVRKEINAHGVSVVRVKLEGNQWVMVDNDPLNRRYTGATVMDLSGPVAHSEFTKTKFSQDGSQARGTLNNCGNGYTPWGTYLTCEENWPGYFVNKGTTTQAQERIGIATDKTRYGWDTLSGDKQERLDEFARFDVTPTADSPMDDYRNEAHGHGYIVEIDPYTANSRAKKRSALGCFRHEGCTFGKLTEGEPIVFYSGHDSRFEYLYKFVSEANWDPRDAEPSNRLGAGDKYMDKGTLYVAKFNDDGSGAWLPLTLSSKTTNGGKLGDTFDSQAALIVNTAGAADLVGATPMDRPEWCSVDPMTGTAYLTLTNNDKRKEANSANPRVNNKFGHVIRWDEGKSAGEFDWDIFVFGSPAVEDKSINRSGLTDMNQFASPDGLAFDARGILWIQTDNGADEVTGYTNDQMLAVVPSQLTDDKGNSAVIDANNQAQLKRFFVGPNGCEVTGFTISPDFKSLFVNIQHPANWPSSDDATAQTQGNVRPRASTVVIRREDGGEIAV, from the coding sequence ATGAGCAAGGAAACATTTGATAGTACTCGTTTTAACAAGAGTAAAAACAAACCCTTCGAAGAAGTTCTAGATGCAAACCTTTCAAGAAGAAACGTATTAAAAGGCGGTTTAGGCATCAGTGCAATGACCGCTTTTGGCGCGTTTGGTTTAGCGGGTCACAGCACAGCTAACGCCGCAACAATGCAAGCAACAGGCGTACAGAAAAGCACCGCAACGCTAGCATTTGAATCGGTTAAAGGCTCATTGACTGACAGTGTTGTCGTACCGAAAGGCTACACAGCACAAGTTCTCGTTCCTTGGGGTACGCCACTTAACAAGCAAGGTAATGCTTGGTTAAAAGACGGTACAAACAACGCACAAGACCAAGCTAATGCACTGGGAATGCACCACGATGGCATGCACTTCTTCCCGCTTGATGGCAACAGCAATGATGGTTTGTTGGTGATCAACCACGAATACATTGACCAAAAAGCCCTGCACGCTAATGGCCCGACATACAATGAAGGCGCCCGTCCTAACATTGATGAAGTACGCAAAGAGATCAATGCGCACGGCGTGAGTGTGGTTCGCGTTAAGCTTGAAGGCAACCAATGGGTAATGGTCGACAACGATCCGCTTAACCGCCGCTACACAGGCGCGACCGTAATGGATCTTTCTGGCCCTGTCGCTCACAGTGAGTTTACCAAAACCAAATTCTCACAAGACGGCAGCCAAGCTCGTGGCACATTGAATAACTGTGGCAACGGCTACACTCCTTGGGGCACTTACCTAACTTGTGAAGAGAACTGGCCAGGTTACTTCGTCAATAAAGGGACAACGACACAAGCTCAAGAACGTATCGGCATCGCTACTGACAAAACACGCTACGGTTGGGACACGCTTTCTGGTGACAAACAAGAACGCTTGGATGAGTTTGCACGCTTTGACGTAACACCAACCGCTGATTCTCCAATGGACGATTACCGTAACGAAGCACACGGTCACGGCTACATTGTCGAGATCGACCCATACACAGCAAACTCTCGCGCGAAGAAACGATCTGCTCTAGGTTGTTTCCGTCATGAAGGTTGTACATTTGGTAAGTTAACTGAAGGCGAGCCGATCGTATTCTACTCTGGCCACGATTCTCGTTTCGAATACCTGTACAAATTTGTTTCTGAAGCAAATTGGGACCCGCGTGACGCTGAGCCAAGCAACCGACTAGGTGCGGGCGACAAGTACATGGACAAAGGCACGCTTTACGTTGCTAAATTCAACGACGATGGTTCGGGTGCATGGTTACCGCTAACACTAAGCAGCAAAACCACCAACGGTGGCAAGCTAGGTGATACGTTTGACTCTCAAGCGGCACTTATCGTTAATACCGCAGGCGCAGCCGACCTTGTAGGCGCAACCCCTATGGATCGCCCCGAATGGTGCTCTGTTGACCCAATGACAGGGACGGCTTACCTAACGCTAACGAACAACGATAAGCGCAAAGAAGCGAATTCAGCGAACCCTCGTGTAAACAACAAGTTTGGTCATGTTATCCGTTGGGATGAAGGCAAATCGGCAGGCGAATTCGATTGGGATATCTTTGTATTCGGCTCTCCAGCAGTGGAAGACAAGTCTATCAACCGTTCAGGTCTAACAGACATGAACCAGTTCGCGAGCCCTGACGGCTTAGCGTTTGATGCTCGTGGCATCCTGTGGATTCAAACTGATAACGGCGCAGACGAAGTAACGGGCTACACCAATGACCAAATGCTGGCTGTTGTTCCATCTCAATTAACGGATGACAAAGGCAACAGCGCGGTAATTGATGCTAACAACCAAGCACAACTTAAGCGCTTCTTTGTGGGTCCAAACGGTTGTGAAGTGACTGGCTTTACCATCAGTCCAGACTTCAAATCACTATTTGTGAACATTCAACACCCTGCAAACTGGCCATCATCAGACGATGCAACGGCTCAAACTCAAGGAAATGTTCGCCCAAGAGCATCTACCGTTGTGATTCGCCGTGAAGACGGTGGTGAAATCGCGGTTTAA
- a CDS encoding LysE family translocator: MDSALLWAFIPTFFFVSITPGMCMTLALTLGMSIGYKRTLWMMVGELAGVAVVSVAAVLGIASIMLNYPWLFTGFKFVGAGYLFYLGVQMWRSRGKLAISTDNQEAQVNNDWDLVVQGFVTAIANPKGWAFMISLLPPFINSSKDLAPQLLILVSIILVSEFVCMTLYATGGKSLKHMLGKADNVKLMNRIAGTLMMGVGVWLFVS; the protein is encoded by the coding sequence ATGGATAGCGCGCTACTTTGGGCTTTTATTCCCACGTTTTTCTTTGTATCAATTACGCCTGGTATGTGTATGACCTTGGCGTTAACGCTAGGCATGAGCATCGGCTACAAGCGCACATTATGGATGATGGTCGGTGAACTGGCCGGTGTAGCGGTGGTTTCAGTGGCCGCAGTATTAGGTATCGCTTCAATCATGCTGAATTACCCATGGCTATTTACAGGCTTCAAGTTTGTGGGCGCAGGGTACTTGTTCTATTTAGGCGTTCAGATGTGGCGTTCAAGAGGGAAACTGGCGATCAGTACTGATAATCAAGAAGCTCAAGTGAATAATGATTGGGACTTGGTGGTTCAAGGTTTTGTTACTGCGATTGCTAACCCGAAAGGCTGGGCGTTTATGATTTCTCTACTTCCTCCTTTTATTAACAGCAGTAAAGATTTAGCACCACAGTTGTTGATTCTCGTGTCGATTATTCTTGTCTCTGAGTTTGTTTGTATGACTCTGTACGCGACAGGCGGTAAGAGCCTTAAACACATGCTCGGCAAGGCAGACAATGTGAAGTTGATGAACCGTATTGCAGGTACGCTGATGATGGGTGTTGGTGTTTGGTTGTTCGTGAGTTAA
- a CDS encoding YggL 50S ribosome-binding family protein, whose protein sequence is MKLDKIENKNRRLRKKLYLGEFAILGFEVSCKTSIADFDQYDVFIDEFIDFIDSIGLCFGGGGLELFEGFLCSIERYRSVTEAEQLQVAQWLEARAEVTKVEVSELIDANYAF, encoded by the coding sequence ATGAAATTAGATAAAATCGAAAACAAAAATCGTCGCCTACGCAAAAAGCTATACCTAGGTGAATTCGCGATTCTGGGTTTTGAAGTAAGCTGCAAGACATCGATTGCTGATTTTGACCAATACGATGTGTTCATTGACGAGTTCATCGATTTCATCGACAGCATCGGCCTATGCTTTGGTGGCGGTGGCCTAGAGCTGTTTGAAGGTTTCTTATGTTCTATCGAGCGTTACCGTTCAGTAACTGAAGCAGAACAACTGCAAGTTGCACAGTGGCTTGAAGCGCGTGCTGAAGTAACGAAAGTTGAAGTAAGCGAGCTTATTGACGCAAACTACGCGTTCTAA
- a CDS encoding DEAD/DEAH box helicase, with protein sequence MSFSSQGFAPELVKALTECGYEKLTPIQQKAIPMARKGHDIFATAQTGTGKTAAFSLPVIQHLLNSGKKASRGTARGLILAPTRELAAQIAQNIKDYVKYTELSVSAVYGGNKMSSQVRQLELGVDILVATPGRLEEHLEAGNVSIANLEFLVFDEADRILDMGFINAVRKIMLDVETSPQIMMFSATTSTQLNQLSVDILRKPKRISVERENSTAATVGHVVYPVDQERKTELLSELIGRKNWRQVLVFVNYKETANDVVKELKLDGIKAVLCHGDKAQSARRRALDDFKEGKARVMVATDVAARGLDIEDLPHVINYDMPFLAEDYVHRIGRTGRAGKQGHAVSFVNREEELTVVQVEKLIQQRIRRVEQPGYEPKKRDAYIEKLNTKSAYKNRQGRKNNANEEPQDQASAERRLTMMKRIKNRRK encoded by the coding sequence ATGTCATTTTCCTCTCAAGGTTTTGCTCCTGAATTAGTCAAAGCGTTGACTGAGTGTGGTTATGAAAAACTCACTCCAATTCAACAAAAAGCGATTCCAATGGCTCGTAAAGGCCATGATATTTTTGCTACTGCTCAAACCGGTACGGGTAAAACAGCGGCATTCTCGTTGCCTGTTATTCAGCACCTACTGAACAGCGGTAAAAAAGCATCTCGAGGAACGGCTCGCGGCCTTATTCTTGCTCCAACTCGTGAGCTTGCTGCGCAGATCGCTCAAAACATCAAAGACTACGTTAAATACACTGAACTAAGCGTTTCTGCGGTTTACGGTGGTAACAAGATGTCTTCACAGGTTCGTCAATTAGAGCTAGGTGTGGATATTCTGGTTGCGACTCCAGGCCGTTTAGAAGAGCACTTAGAAGCGGGTAACGTGTCTATTGCTAACCTAGAATTCCTAGTATTTGATGAAGCTGACCGTATCCTAGATATGGGGTTCATCAATGCTGTTCGTAAGATCATGTTGGATGTAGAAACCTCTCCACAAATCATGATGTTCTCGGCGACAACATCGACTCAGTTGAACCAACTGTCAGTAGATATTTTACGTAAACCAAAACGTATCAGTGTTGAACGTGAAAACTCAACGGCTGCTACTGTCGGCCACGTGGTTTACCCAGTGGATCAAGAACGTAAAACAGAACTGCTTTCTGAACTGATTGGTCGTAAAAACTGGCGCCAAGTGCTTGTGTTCGTGAACTATAAAGAAACAGCGAACGATGTGGTTAAAGAGCTTAAGCTAGATGGCATCAAAGCAGTACTGTGTCACGGTGATAAAGCACAAAGTGCTCGTCGTCGTGCTCTAGACGATTTTAAAGAAGGTAAAGCGCGTGTAATGGTAGCAACAGACGTTGCGGCTCGTGGTCTTGATATCGAAGACTTACCACACGTAATCAACTACGACATGCCTTTCCTGGCAGAAGACTATGTTCACCGTATTGGCCGTACAGGTCGTGCTGGTAAGCAAGGTCACGCTGTGTCTTTCGTTAACCGCGAAGAAGAGCTGACTGTGGTTCAAGTTGAAAAACTGATTCAACAGCGCATTCGCCGTGTTGAGCAACCGGGTTACGAACCGAAGAAACGTGATGCTTACATTGAAAAGCTGAACACTAAGTCGGCTTACAAAAACCGCCAAGGTCGTAAAAACAACGCGAACGAAGAGCCTCAAGATCAAGCAAGCGCAGAACGTCGTTTGACTATGATGAAGCGAATTAAAAACCGTCGTAAGTAA
- the clcA gene encoding H(+)/Cl(-) exchange transporter ClcA, with the protein MTNRERIKQSLLAKMPRDAINQFLSRDKTPASVLFLSCIVGILAGVVGTYFEVAVHFITETRTDWLKDEIGSYLPLWLAAFLISAAFAFIGYFLVHRFAPEAAGSGIPEIEGAMDGMRPVRWWRVLPVKFFGGMGALGSGMVLGREGPTVQMGGSIGRMVTDIFRVKDDDTRHSLLASGAAGGLAAAFNAPLAGIMFVVEEMRPQFRYSLISIKAVIISAISANIVFRSINGQSAVITMPQYQQPELSALWLFLLLGVLFGLFGVIFNKLITLSQDMFVAIHKNDRKRYLITGTLLGGCFGLLLLYIPELTGGGIGIIPNITNGSYSTNILLLIFLGRVITTLLCFGSGAPGGIFAPMLALGTLFGYAFGLIAAAFFPELNIEPGMFAIAGMGALFAATVRAPITGILLVIEMTNNYYLILPLIITCLGAVIIAQMLGGQPIYSQLLNRTLKNEKLRQQDLPQQEEVR; encoded by the coding sequence ATGACCAATAGAGAGAGAATTAAGCAATCCCTTTTAGCAAAAATGCCAAGGGATGCTATCAACCAATTTCTCTCTAGAGACAAAACACCCGCTTCCGTTCTTTTCCTTTCTTGCATTGTCGGTATCCTTGCTGGCGTGGTGGGCACCTATTTCGAAGTTGCTGTTCATTTCATCACAGAAACTCGTACCGATTGGCTGAAAGATGAAATCGGTAGCTATTTACCACTTTGGCTCGCGGCTTTCCTTATCAGTGCTGCATTCGCCTTTATTGGCTATTTCCTCGTTCACCGTTTCGCTCCAGAAGCCGCTGGTTCTGGCATCCCTGAAATAGAAGGTGCGATGGACGGTATGCGACCTGTTCGTTGGTGGCGAGTATTACCAGTAAAATTCTTTGGTGGTATGGGCGCGTTAGGTTCAGGCATGGTGTTAGGTCGTGAAGGGCCAACCGTGCAAATGGGCGGAAGCATCGGACGTATGGTGACTGACATATTCCGAGTGAAAGATGACGATACTCGACATTCATTACTTGCTTCAGGTGCGGCTGGTGGCTTGGCTGCTGCGTTCAATGCACCATTAGCAGGAATTATGTTCGTTGTTGAAGAAATGCGACCACAATTTCGTTACTCACTCATTTCAATCAAAGCCGTTATCATCTCTGCGATCTCAGCCAACATTGTATTTCGTTCGATCAATGGTCAATCTGCTGTTATTACCATGCCTCAGTACCAACAGCCTGAACTAAGTGCACTTTGGTTATTCCTATTACTCGGCGTGTTGTTCGGCTTGTTTGGCGTGATCTTCAATAAGCTAATAACACTTTCGCAAGATATGTTTGTTGCCATACACAAGAACGACCGCAAACGCTACTTGATAACTGGAACCCTGCTTGGTGGCTGCTTTGGCTTGTTACTGCTTTATATTCCTGAATTGACTGGCGGTGGTATTGGTATCATCCCAAACATCACTAACGGCAGTTACAGCACCAACATATTGCTACTGATCTTCCTAGGCCGTGTTATCACCACCCTACTTTGTTTTGGCTCTGGTGCTCCGGGCGGTATCTTTGCGCCGATGCTCGCACTCGGCACACTCTTTGGTTACGCATTTGGGCTTATCGCTGCGGCATTCTTTCCTGAATTGAATATCGAACCGGGCATGTTTGCGATTGCAGGTATGGGCGCATTATTCGCTGCAACCGTGCGTGCACCAATTACAGGTATATTGTTGGTTATCGAAATGACCAACAACTATTACCTTATCCTACCGTTGATCATCACCTGTCTAGGTGCCGTAATCATTGCTCAGATGTTAGGCGGTCAGCCGATTTATAGCCAACTACTGAACCGTACGCTGAAAAATGAGAAGTTAAGACAACAAGACCTGCCTCAGCAAGAAGAAGTGCGTTAA